In Thermovenabulum gondwanense, one genomic interval encodes:
- the cysK gene encoding cysteine synthase A: METKIFEIKESILDLIGMTPMVKLNRLSPAGGATIAAKLESFNPGGSVKDRIAYSMILDAEKKGLIKPGDTIIEPTSGNTGIGLAMVCAVKGYRLVLVMPSSMSIERRKILKAYGAELVLTPAELGMRGAVEKALEILKENPGYFMPQQFENPANPEIHEKTTALEILHQTGGKIDAFVAGVGTGGTITGVKKVLKEAIPNIKIFAVEPEASPVLSGGKPAPHKIQGIGAGFIPKVLDLNNIDEIIKISNDDAFFYARELALKEGILAGISSGAAVGAAIKVAKSLKPGNLVVTVLPDTGERYLSVEGLFPSE, from the coding sequence ATGGAAACGAAAATTTTTGAAATAAAAGAATCCATCCTGGACCTTATAGGCATGACACCTATGGTCAAGCTAAACAGGCTATCACCTGCAGGTGGGGCCACCATAGCAGCAAAGCTGGAATCCTTTAATCCTGGAGGGAGCGTAAAGGACAGAATTGCATATAGCATGATACTGGATGCGGAAAAAAAGGGGCTTATAAAGCCCGGGGATACCATTATAGAACCTACCAGCGGAAATACCGGTATAGGCCTTGCAATGGTTTGTGCGGTTAAAGGATATAGACTTGTTCTGGTAATGCCTTCTTCCATGAGCATAGAAAGGAGAAAAATATTGAAAGCCTACGGTGCGGAGCTGGTACTTACTCCTGCGGAACTGGGTATGAGAGGAGCTGTTGAAAAAGCGCTGGAAATCTTAAAGGAAAATCCGGGCTATTTCATGCCTCAGCAGTTTGAGAACCCTGCAAACCCTGAAATTCACGAAAAAACTACGGCCTTAGAAATACTCCATCAAACCGGAGGAAAAATTGACGCCTTCGTGGCCGGTGTGGGAACCGGTGGAACTATTACTGGAGTAAAAAAAGTCTTAAAAGAAGCAATCCCGAACATTAAAATATTTGCAGTGGAGCCAGAAGCCTCACCGGTATTATCCGGCGGAAAACCGGCACCTCATAAAATACAGGGAATTGGCGCCGGGTTTATTCCAAAAGTCCTTGACCTTAACAATATTGATGAGATTATAAAAATCAGCAATGACGATGCCTTTTTCTATGCAAGAGAGCTGGCATTAAAGGAAGGTATTCTGGCAGGAATTTCCTCCGGAGCGGCAGTTGGCGCTGCAATAAAAGTGGCCAAATCATTAAAGCCGGGCAATCTGGTAGTTACCGTGCTTCCCGATACGGGTGAAAGATATTTAAGCGTGGAGGGACTCTTCCCATCGGAATAA
- a CDS encoding Fe(3+) ABC transporter substrate-binding protein, whose amino-acid sequence MNKQINLRSIFLLIIMSTLLIAGCTKTVQDKAPLENNKQIVNVYSDRYYDADKKLYEEFTKKTGINVNVIQGKSDELIERLVREGQDAQADILIVSDAGRLYKAKKEGLLQSFNSEIVNNNIPQNLRDKDNTWTALTVRARVLVYSKDRVKPGQLSTYEALTSPEWKGKILIRSSTNTYNQSLLASLIEINGKEKAKEWAKGLLQNFAREPQGNDRDQIKAVASGVGDVAIVNTYYIGIMLNSQDQEEVNAAKKVGVFFPNQETTGTHINISGAGLTKAAKNKENAIKLIEFLTSEEAQKLFTEINFEYPANPRVEASKLLKSWGDFKKQNIELTKLGEHNKHAVEIFNEIGWK is encoded by the coding sequence ATGAACAAACAAATCAATTTACGTTCAATATTTTTATTAATTATTATGTCAACTTTATTAATTGCAGGTTGTACAAAAACAGTACAAGATAAAGCGCCTTTAGAAAATAATAAACAAATAGTCAATGTATATTCAGACAGATATTATGACGCTGATAAAAAACTTTATGAAGAGTTTACTAAAAAGACAGGAATTAATGTAAATGTAATTCAAGGCAAATCAGATGAACTAATTGAAAGACTTGTAAGAGAGGGACAAGATGCGCAGGCAGACATTTTAATTGTATCAGATGCCGGAAGGCTATATAAGGCAAAGAAGGAAGGGTTATTACAATCATTTAATTCAGAAATTGTAAATAACAATATACCACAAAATCTAAGAGATAAAGATAATACTTGGACTGCTTTAACGGTTAGAGCAAGAGTCTTAGTATATTCAAAGGATAGAGTAAAACCAGGTCAATTATCAACTTATGAAGCTTTAACAAGCCCTGAGTGGAAGGGAAAAATTTTGATCAGATCATCAACAAATACATACAATCAATCACTTTTAGCATCATTGATCGAGATTAACGGAAAAGAAAAAGCGAAAGAGTGGGCCAAAGGATTGCTACAAAACTTTGCAAGAGAACCACAGGGAAATGATAGAGATCAAATTAAAGCAGTTGCATCAGGCGTTGGAGATGTAGCTATAGTTAACACTTACTATATTGGAATAATGCTAAATTCACAGGATCAAGAGGAAGTAAACGCTGCAAAAAAAGTTGGAGTTTTCTTCCCAAATCAAGAAACAACAGGAACGCATATTAATATTAGTGGGGCTGGTTTGACAAAAGCAGCAAAAAATAAAGAAAATGCGATAAAGCTGATAGAATTTTTAACTTCAGAAGAAGCACAAAAATTATTTACAGAAATAAATTTCGAATATCCTGCTAATCCAAGAGTCGAAGCGTCAAAACTATTAAAATCTTGGGGGGATTTCAAAAAACAAAATATAGAACTTACTAAACTTGGTGAACACAATAAGCATGCCGTAGAAATATTTAATGAAATAGGATGGAAATAA
- the rlmD gene encoding 23S rRNA (uracil(1939)-C(5))-methyltransferase RlmD — MYEIKVGQTFEAVIEKMAHEGQGIAHLNGLTVFVEGAIFGEKVIAEVTKVKKSYAIAKVKRIINFSKYRREPFCPHALICGGCDLQHLSYEGQLIFKKSIVEDSLHRIGKVFPQINDTIGMKNPLNYRNKAQYPVGNKNNLPVLGFFKKRSHEIVPIDYCPIQSEQSNEALLAVKEWLERYNISIYDEIKHKGLVRHIVTRHGFKSGEVMVVIVINGEDVPHKTELIEILKKKVKGLSSVYLNVNAKKTNVILGEKNLLIYGNETIKENIGNIRFSLSPPSFFQVNPVQVEVLYDKVVEFADLKGSETVLDVYCGIGTIALCLANKAKKVIGIEVVGDAVRDARENAKNNGIKNAEFVEGEAEKIMPELAKQGINPDVIVVDPPRKGCEKEVLSAISKMQPGKIIYVSCNPATLARDLCILKDMGYETKIVQPVDMFPHTHHVETVVLLKREYGR, encoded by the coding sequence TTGTACGAAATAAAAGTAGGACAAACCTTTGAAGCAGTAATAGAAAAAATGGCTCACGAGGGGCAGGGTATTGCACATCTAAATGGACTTACGGTTTTTGTGGAAGGGGCAATTTTTGGAGAAAAAGTAATAGCTGAAGTTACCAAAGTTAAAAAATCCTATGCAATTGCGAAAGTAAAAAGGATCATTAATTTTTCCAAATACAGGCGGGAGCCTTTTTGTCCCCATGCTTTAATCTGCGGGGGATGTGATTTACAGCACCTTTCCTATGAAGGACAGCTGATTTTTAAGAAAAGCATAGTGGAGGATAGCCTTCATCGAATAGGAAAGGTTTTTCCACAAATAAATGACACCATAGGTATGAAAAATCCTTTAAATTATAGAAATAAAGCCCAATATCCCGTGGGAAATAAAAACAATTTACCGGTACTGGGTTTTTTCAAAAAAAGGTCGCATGAAATTGTCCCAATAGATTATTGTCCGATTCAGTCCGAGCAAAGTAATGAAGCTCTTTTAGCGGTAAAGGAATGGCTTGAAAGGTACAATATATCCATTTACGATGAAATAAAACACAAAGGTCTTGTAAGGCATATTGTTACACGTCATGGTTTTAAATCAGGGGAAGTAATGGTGGTTATTGTAATAAACGGGGAGGATGTTCCTCATAAGACGGAGCTTATCGAAATATTAAAAAAGAAAGTAAAGGGCCTTTCTTCGGTTTATTTAAATGTGAATGCAAAAAAGACAAATGTAATTTTGGGAGAAAAAAACCTGTTGATTTACGGCAATGAAACCATAAAAGAAAATATAGGAAATATCAGGTTTTCCTTGTCTCCTCCGTCCTTTTTCCAGGTAAATCCAGTTCAGGTCGAGGTGCTTTACGATAAAGTTGTCGAATTTGCTGATTTAAAAGGTAGTGAAACAGTTTTGGATGTTTACTGCGGTATAGGGACTATTGCACTTTGCCTTGCAAATAAAGCAAAAAAGGTGATAGGTATTGAAGTGGTAGGGGATGCGGTGAGGGATGCAAGGGAAAATGCAAAAAATAACGGTATTAAAAATGCCGAATTCGTAGAGGGGGAAGCGGAAAAAATAATGCCCGAACTTGCCAAACAAGGCATAAATCCGGATGTTATAGTGGTAGATCCTCCGCGAAAGGGCTGCGAAAAAGAGGTGCTTTCTGCGATATCAAAAATGCAGCCGGGGAAAATAATATATGTTTCCTGCAATCCTGCCACCCTTGCAAGGGATCTTTGCATTTTAAAGGATATGGGGTATGAGACCAAAATTGTTCAACCTGTTGATATGTTCCCGCATACACATCATGTGGAGACGGTAGTATTACTCAAAAGAGAATACGGCAGATAA
- the rmuC gene encoding DNA recombination protein RmuC, with protein MDISLIFIFVLLGIIIALQIFSITSKKRQDPELIKALSTLENGQKYLESLIKEDIKNSKEETANLVSNLGNTISININNMNLAQQNLIKNFSDTVSSLADKTEERLNKMRETIEAKLKEIQNENSTKLEQMRQVVDEKLQSTLNARISESFRLVSERLEQVHNGLGEMQTLMNDVGSLKKVLFNIKTRGILGEVQLEGVIEDILAPGQFEKNVKVNPQSNEVVEFAIKIPVENGSFKNYIWLPIDAKFPMEDFERLVDAEERCDLAECERLKKDLENRIKLCAKDIKDKYINPPHTTDFAIMFLPAESLFAEILKKPGFIENIHRDYKVLITGPTTLSGLLNSLRQGFKMFAIEQKAEEVWKLLAAVKSEIGKFGELLDKVNKKLQEAQNVIESASKRTRSIDRKLKDVEEITHEESQEILSLYAFVEEEE; from the coding sequence ATGGATATTTCATTAATCTTTATATTCGTCCTTTTAGGTATTATCATCGCATTACAAATATTTTCCATAACCTCAAAAAAAAGGCAGGACCCGGAACTTATCAAAGCGCTATCCACCCTTGAAAACGGTCAAAAGTATCTGGAAAGTTTGATAAAAGAAGACATTAAAAACAGCAAAGAAGAGACGGCAAATCTGGTCAGCAATTTAGGAAACACTATTTCGATAAATATCAACAACATGAATTTAGCACAGCAAAACCTGATTAAAAATTTTTCCGATACCGTTTCTTCCTTGGCTGACAAAACGGAAGAAAGGTTAAATAAAATGAGGGAAACTATTGAAGCAAAACTGAAAGAAATACAGAACGAAAACAGTACAAAGCTTGAACAAATGAGGCAGGTGGTCGACGAAAAGCTGCAATCCACCCTTAACGCCAGAATATCCGAATCCTTCCGGCTGGTCAGCGAAAGACTGGAGCAGGTACATAACGGGCTCGGGGAAATGCAAACCTTGATGAACGATGTGGGCAGCCTAAAAAAAGTGCTATTCAACATTAAGACGAGAGGAATCCTTGGAGAGGTTCAATTAGAAGGGGTAATCGAAGACATTCTGGCACCCGGCCAGTTTGAAAAGAACGTGAAGGTAAACCCTCAAAGCAATGAAGTAGTCGAATTTGCAATAAAGATCCCCGTTGAAAACGGCTCTTTTAAAAACTATATATGGCTTCCCATTGACGCCAAATTTCCCATGGAAGATTTTGAACGATTGGTTGATGCGGAAGAAAGATGCGATTTAGCAGAATGCGAAAGATTAAAAAAAGATTTGGAAAACCGTATAAAGCTGTGCGCAAAGGATATTAAGGACAAATACATAAATCCTCCTCATACCACCGATTTTGCCATAATGTTTTTACCTGCTGAAAGTCTCTTTGCTGAAATTCTAAAAAAGCCGGGCTTTATTGAAAATATTCACAGGGATTATAAGGTTTTGATTACCGGTCCTACTACCCTTTCCGGCCTTTTAAATAGCCTGCGACAGGGTTTCAAAATGTTTGCTATAGAACAAAAAGCGGAAGAAGTGTGGAAATTATTAGCGGCAGTTAAATCCGAAATTGGAAAATTTGGCGAACTTTTAGATAAAGTAAATAAAAAGCTTCAGGAAGCGCAGAACGTGATAGAAAGCGCTTCTAAAAGGACTCGCTCTATAGACAGGAAATTAAAAGATGTAGAAGAAATTACTCATGAGGAATCCCAGGAGATTCTTTCCCTCTATGCTTTCGTAGAAGAGGAAGAATAA
- a CDS encoding methyl-accepting chemotaxis protein, whose amino-acid sequence MKVGIIGAGRGGTNFLKTLLEIKDVEIVGICDVNVEAPGIKLAKEKGIKTFFDCREILKEKPEVIIELTGRQEVRDTINAEKNEETHIIDSSAARLIAMLSEHQNMLNQKLSDSLENLKGMLKNLSEYINSLNNSSKLITKTFNDFSDSIASSMEDIKKTDDIIRTIYDITSMIKILGINASIEAARAGEHGKGFQVVAQEIGKLTNSSATATSNITKTLLNIRKNLEELSEGANVLKQIVSSQESIATSLDTYREKIKEIVNDKK is encoded by the coding sequence TTGAAAGTCGGAATAATAGGAGCCGGAAGAGGGGGCACTAATTTTTTAAAAACTCTTCTTGAGATTAAAGATGTGGAAATAGTAGGAATTTGTGATGTAAATGTAGAAGCACCGGGTATTAAATTGGCAAAGGAAAAGGGGATAAAAACCTTTTTCGATTGCAGAGAAATATTAAAGGAAAAACCCGAGGTTATAATTGAATTAACAGGAAGACAGGAAGTAAGGGACACAATCAATGCAGAAAAAAATGAGGAAACCCATATTATCGATTCGAGTGCGGCAAGGCTGATTGCAATGCTTTCAGAACATCAAAATATGCTCAATCAAAAATTATCGGATTCCTTAGAAAACCTGAAAGGAATGCTTAAAAATTTGTCGGAATATATAAATTCATTAAATAATTCTTCTAAACTCATCACCAAAACCTTTAACGATTTTTCCGATTCAATTGCCAGTTCCATGGAAGATATTAAAAAGACGGATGATATAATAAGAACTATATACGATATTACGAGCATGATTAAAATTCTGGGAATTAACGCTTCTATTGAAGCGGCAAGAGCGGGGGAGCACGGTAAGGGCTTTCAGGTGGTTGCCCAGGAAATTGGAAAGCTTACCAATTCTTCCGCAACCGCTACTTCTAATATTACGAAGACCCTATTAAATATAAGAAAAAACCTTGAGGAATTGTCGGAAGGTGCTAATGTGCTAAAACAGATCGTCAGCTCTCAGGAAAGCATCGCCACTTCCTTGGACACCTACAGAGAAAAAATTAAAGAAATTGTAAATGATAAAAAGTAA
- a CDS encoding histidinol-phosphatase HisJ family protein yields the protein MSYRDFHVHIEQGPYTLKWLKKFIEKAKERNIEEIGISEHIYRFVQAKNIWKGGPIRNEWHEKRATEDIEEYISLIEKAKKEGFPVKLGIEADYFPENEEIIREFIKDYPFDFVIGSVHWLSEFGFDNPERIKDWEGRDIDKVYEEYYITLISAVKSGIFDFIAHPDLVKIFNYRSKADLSNIYGNLAEEIKSKNMCIEVSTAGLRKPVKEIYPSEDLMYYFSKFDIPVILNSDAHCPEDVGKDFEKAVKYIKSFGFDKLCYFENRKRMQYEIREE from the coding sequence ATGAGTTATAGAGATTTTCATGTACATATTGAACAGGGTCCTTATACCCTGAAATGGTTAAAAAAGTTTATTGAAAAGGCAAAAGAAAGAAATATTGAAGAAATAGGCATATCCGAACATATTTATAGATTCGTTCAGGCAAAAAATATTTGGAAGGGTGGTCCTATCCGAAACGAATGGCATGAAAAAAGGGCGACGGAGGATATTGAAGAATATATTTCATTAATTGAAAAAGCAAAAAAAGAAGGATTTCCTGTGAAACTCGGTATCGAAGCGGACTACTTTCCGGAAAATGAAGAAATAATAAGGGAATTTATCAAAGATTACCCTTTTGATTTTGTAATTGGTTCCGTTCACTGGCTTTCGGAATTCGGTTTTGACAACCCGGAAAGGATAAAGGATTGGGAAGGAAGGGACATAGATAAGGTCTATGAAGAATACTATATTACTTTGATTTCGGCGGTTAAATCAGGAATTTTTGATTTCATAGCCCATCCGGACCTGGTGAAAATATTTAATTACAGGTCAAAGGCTGATTTATCAAATATTTACGGAAATCTTGCAGAGGAAATAAAAAGTAAGAATATGTGTATAGAAGTGAGCACGGCGGGGCTTCGAAAACCCGTAAAGGAAATATACCCTTCGGAGGATTTAATGTATTATTTTTCTAAATTCGATATTCCAGTAATACTGAATTCAGACGCTCACTGCCCTGAAGATGTGGGTAAGGATTTTGAAAAAGCCGTAAAGTATATTAAAAGTTTTGGTTTTGATAAATTGTGTTATTTTGAAAATAGAAAAAGAATGCAATATGAGATACGGGAGGAATAA
- the trmL gene encoding tRNA (uridine(34)/cytosine(34)/5-carboxymethylaminomethyluridine(34)-2'-O)-methyltransferase TrmL, translating into MFNIVLVEPEIPQNTGNIARTCAATGAVLHLVGPLGFSLEDKYLKRAGLDYWHLVNVKYYENYQEFEEKNKGSTMYFLTTKSERCYTEASFKPGDYLVFGKETAGLPMELLKRNWDYTLRIPMVDDARSLNLSNSVAIVLYEALRQNNFNGLKIKGPSKN; encoded by the coding sequence TTGTTTAATATAGTTTTAGTTGAACCGGAAATTCCGCAAAACACCGGGAATATTGCAAGAACCTGTGCGGCGACTGGTGCGGTGCTTCACCTGGTAGGACCGCTGGGATTTTCCTTAGAGGATAAATACTTAAAAAGAGCGGGTCTTGATTACTGGCACCTCGTAAATGTAAAATATTACGAAAATTATCAGGAATTTGAAGAAAAAAATAAAGGAAGTACTATGTATTTTTTAACCACCAAATCCGAAAGGTGCTATACGGAAGCAAGTTTTAAACCGGGAGATTACCTTGTATTTGGAAAGGAAACCGCAGGGCTTCCCATGGAATTATTAAAAAGGAACTGGGATTATACTCTCAGAATTCCCATGGTAGACGACGCCAGGTCTCTTAATCTTTCCAACTCAGTTGCAATAGTGCTTTACGAAGCATTGAGGCAGAATAATTTTAACGGCCTTAAAATTAAGGGACCTTCAAAAAATTAA
- a CDS encoding HesA/MoeB/ThiF family protein, whose protein sequence is MLLPKEKINRFLRHIIMPEISGPGQKKLIESKGLVVSPSPESAIPLVFYLAALGIENLYCYFKSYDEYYFFLKENLKDFNPDLKLFFLSEEEIESSIDELDFCVFFDEFFVPEKFKEVPAVFALTSPWRGIIKTSKGATFLEEEDLLFPESLKKISENSPGKILSRCFSGAICSIEAAKLVLKIGKTLDSPLYYDLLNMDFTNTFEPVNTEEPALFEENNFYELLSKAKVLIVGTGGLGSPAALALTLAGVGTIGLVDSDNVEISNLNRQILHSTSRINMPKVDSAEIFLKKLNPKINIIKYHTRFTLENSLEIVKDYDVVIDGVDNLPTRYLLNDVCVISKKPLAEAGVLRFEGLGMTIVPGKGPCYRCVFPKMPPAGSIPSCSETGILGPVPGVLGFIEATETVKIITGAGKLLKGRLVFFDSMDLDFRTPEIKNNPECPVCGQNPSIKDLKGEYGFICENNNIERED, encoded by the coding sequence TTGCTGCTGCCAAAAGAAAAAATTAACAGGTTCCTGAGGCATATAATCATGCCGGAAATAAGTGGGCCGGGCCAGAAAAAATTAATAGAATCAAAAGGGCTTGTGGTTTCTCCTTCTCCAGAAAGCGCAATACCATTAGTTTTTTACCTTGCAGCTCTGGGTATTGAAAATTTATACTGTTATTTTAAAAGTTATGACGAATATTATTTCTTTTTAAAGGAAAACTTGAAGGATTTCAACCCTGACCTTAAACTTTTCTTTTTAAGTGAGGAGGAAATTGAAAGCAGTATCGATGAATTAGATTTTTGCGTTTTCTTTGACGAATTTTTTGTCCCGGAAAAGTTCAAAGAGGTGCCGGCAGTTTTTGCTTTAACTTCTCCCTGGAGGGGTATAATTAAAACATCAAAGGGTGCCACATTTCTGGAGGAGGAAGATTTGCTATTTCCAGAATCCCTGAAAAAAATAAGTGAAAATTCTCCCGGAAAAATTTTATCCCGATGTTTTTCAGGAGCAATTTGTTCCATAGAAGCAGCCAAGCTGGTATTGAAAATAGGAAAGACCCTTGATTCCCCCCTTTATTACGACCTTTTAAATATGGATTTTACCAATACCTTTGAGCCTGTTAATACTGAAGAACCGGCATTATTTGAAGAAAATAATTTTTATGAACTTCTTTCAAAGGCAAAAGTCTTGATAGTTGGCACCGGCGGACTCGGTTCGCCCGCTGCCCTTGCCCTTACCTTGGCTGGAGTTGGCACCATCGGTCTTGTGGATAGCGACAATGTAGAAATCAGCAATCTCAACCGGCAGATTTTACATTCCACTTCAAGGATAAATATGCCAAAGGTGGACTCAGCAGAAATTTTCTTGAAAAAATTAAACCCAAAAATAAATATAATAAAATACCATACCCGATTTACTCTGGAAAATTCTTTAGAAATAGTAAAGGATTACGACGTAGTGATAGATGGTGTAGATAACCTTCCTACGCGATATCTTTTAAACGATGTGTGTGTAATCAGTAAAAAGCCCCTTGCCGAAGCGGGAGTATTGCGTTTTGAGGGGCTCGGGATGACAATTGTCCCCGGTAAAGGGCCATGCTACAGGTGTGTATTTCCAAAAATGCCGCCTGCCGGCAGCATTCCATCCTGTTCCGAAACCGGTATCCTTGGACCCGTACCCGGTGTTTTGGGTTTTATTGAGGCTACCGAAACGGTGAAAATTATTACCGGAGCCGGTAAGCTCTTAAAAGGAAGGCTTGTATTTTTTGATTCTATGGATCTTGACTTCAGGACACCCGAAATAAAAAACAACCCGGAATGCCCCGTTTGCGGTCAAAATCCATCCATAAAAGACCTTAAAGGAGAATACGGGTTTATATGTGAAAATAATAATATTGAGAGGGAGGATTAA